One window of Saimiri boliviensis isolate mSaiBol1 chromosome 4, mSaiBol1.pri, whole genome shotgun sequence genomic DNA carries:
- the SMIM8 gene encoding small integral membrane protein 8 → MTSPDSWCRTICTASHIVLLISRYNKSSLIKMSSAPEPPTFKREAPKEKDFESPGLRGVRTTTLFRAVNPELFIKPNKPVMAFGLVTLSLCVAYIGYLHATQENKKDLYEAIDSEGHSYMRRKTSKWD, encoded by the exons ATGACTAGTCCTGACTCTTGGTGTAGGACCATCTGTACAGCCTCTCACATTGTGTTATTAATTTCAAG GTATAATAAATCATCATTGATCAAGATGTCTTCAGCACCTGAGCCTCCAACATTCAAAAGAGAAGCACCCAAAGAGAAAGACTTTGAAAGCCCAGGGCTCAGAGGGGTGCGCACAACAACCTTATTTCGTGCTGTGAATCCAGAGCTCTTCATTAAACCT aacAAACCTGTAATGGCTTTTGGATTGGTAACTCTTTCACTTTGCGTGGCATATATTGGTTATCTACATGCAACACAAGAGAATAAGAAGGACCTCTATGAAGCTATTGATAGTGAGGGGCACAGTTACATGAGGCGGAAAACATCTAAATGGGATTAG